The proteins below come from a single Acaryochloris sp. CCMEE 5410 genomic window:
- a CDS encoding response regulator — MIVDYQGKRRQVLVIDDRWENRVVLSTLLELVGFTVFEAEQGQAGLDILNQGTPDLVITDLIMPGIDGYDFLATVRQSEPIKTIKMIATSATINQNVQNRAFKAGCDAFLPKPIDAQNLYHTIAELLQLEWIYEALPEGQTSKQTGLTTPSTDIIVPPPEKLTVLLEYAASGFVKDLREQLDQLVAADTQYAAFAQPLIILSKQFKIEEIEGILRDYLGQSDSN, encoded by the coding sequence GTGATTGTTGATTACCAAGGAAAACGGCGACAAGTGTTGGTCATCGACGATCGATGGGAAAATCGAGTCGTCCTGTCGACGTTGTTAGAATTGGTGGGCTTTACTGTCTTTGAGGCAGAGCAGGGACAGGCTGGACTCGACATTCTGAATCAGGGAACCCCCGATCTAGTCATTACTGATCTGATCATGCCAGGCATAGATGGTTATGATTTTTTAGCTACCGTTCGCCAATCTGAACCCATCAAAACGATAAAGATGATTGCGACGTCGGCAACGATTAACCAAAATGTACAGAACAGAGCATTTAAGGCGGGTTGTGATGCTTTTCTACCAAAGCCCATTGATGCACAGAATTTGTATCACACGATTGCTGAACTGCTGCAGTTGGAGTGGATTTATGAAGCTTTACCCGAGGGACAAACATCTAAACAGACTGGGTTGACCACTCCGAGTACTGATATCATTGTGCCGCCTCCGGAGAAGCTGACTGTTTTGCTGGAATATGCTGCCAGTGGTTTTGTCAAAGACTTGCGCGAACAACTCGATCAGCTGGTTGCAGCTGACACCCAGTATGCTGCATTTGCCCAACCGCTCATAATTTTATCCAAACAATTCAAGATTGAAGAGATCGAAGGGATACTTAGAGATTATTTAGGTCAATCAGACTCCAATTGA
- the ligA gene encoding NAD-dependent DNA ligase LigA, with product MNTVSSSDQARVQELRQLLQKASYAYYGLDAPIMEDAIYDQLYHELVDLEAQYPQLITTDSPTQRVGERPATQFVSVQHRIPLYSLENAFDRGDMDTWDERWHKLVPNLSQEPGYVTELKIDGSALALTYENGLLVRGTTRGDGTKGEEITQNVRTIRSIPLRLNIEHPPEWLEVRGEAFLGLQVFEQINRDRIQAGEAEFANPRNAAAGTLRQLDSKVVAERKLDFFAYTIHISGPTDDLALPQTQWQALETLKQLGFRVNPNRRQCGSLAEVQTYYDDWSLKRLDLPYLTDGVVIKLDDLGVQDELGFTQKFPRWAIAWKYPPEEAATRIEQITVNVGRTGALTPVAEFKPVQLAGTTVSRATLHNRDRISELDIHIGDTVVVRKAGEIIPEVLRVLPELRPAGAQPYQMPTECPSCGQPAVQLESEAVTRCVNASCPAILRGSLIHWVSRGALDIDGLGEKIVGQLADSQMVQSVADLYELNEDKLMDLDRMGTKLARKIVSAIATSKQQPWHRVLYGLGIRHVGSVNAQLLTENYPTVDALMAVDGDAIATIHGIGPEIAQSVYEWFKTPTNQTLIQRLQAAGLQFEAIVSEPTQPQTLLGKTFVITGTLPTLKRDQAKQMIQDAGGKVTGSVSKNTSYVVVGADAGSKLTKAQSLGINQLSEADLLALLQ from the coding sequence GTGAACACAGTATCCTCTTCAGATCAAGCACGGGTGCAAGAGCTGCGACAGTTGCTGCAGAAAGCAAGCTATGCCTACTACGGGTTGGATGCTCCCATCATGGAAGATGCCATTTATGACCAGCTTTATCACGAGCTGGTGGATTTGGAGGCCCAGTATCCCCAACTGATTACGACTGATAGCCCCACCCAGCGGGTGGGAGAACGTCCTGCCACTCAGTTTGTGTCGGTTCAGCATCGGATTCCCCTTTATAGTTTGGAAAATGCTTTTGACCGAGGTGATATGGACACCTGGGATGAGCGCTGGCATAAATTAGTCCCCAACCTCAGCCAAGAGCCGGGGTATGTGACCGAACTCAAAATCGATGGATCGGCGTTGGCCTTGACCTATGAAAATGGGCTATTGGTGCGGGGCACTACCCGAGGCGATGGCACCAAGGGAGAAGAGATTACCCAAAATGTGAGAACGATCCGCTCCATTCCCCTGCGCTTGAATATTGAACATCCCCCCGAATGGCTAGAGGTGAGAGGGGAAGCGTTTTTGGGGCTACAAGTATTTGAGCAAATCAACCGCGATCGCATCCAGGCAGGAGAAGCCGAGTTTGCCAATCCCCGCAATGCCGCCGCTGGTACCCTCCGTCAGCTTGACTCTAAAGTGGTGGCTGAACGCAAGTTGGATTTCTTCGCCTATACGATCCATATTTCTGGCCCCACGGATGATTTGGCCCTTCCCCAAACCCAATGGCAAGCCTTAGAAACCCTGAAACAGCTCGGTTTTCGGGTTAATCCCAATCGACGCCAGTGCGGAAGTCTGGCAGAGGTGCAGACTTACTATGATGACTGGTCCTTAAAGCGGCTCGATCTGCCCTATTTGACCGATGGAGTGGTGATTAAGCTGGATGATTTAGGGGTACAGGACGAACTGGGATTTACCCAGAAGTTTCCCCGCTGGGCGATTGCCTGGAAGTATCCACCGGAAGAAGCGGCCACTCGCATCGAACAGATTACGGTTAATGTCGGACGGACTGGCGCCCTTACCCCCGTGGCTGAATTTAAACCTGTCCAGTTAGCGGGGACAACAGTCTCTCGAGCCACGCTACATAATCGCGATCGCATCTCGGAACTCGACATCCATATTGGCGATACGGTCGTCGTCCGCAAAGCCGGAGAAATTATTCCTGAAGTGTTGCGGGTTTTGCCTGAGCTGCGGCCTGCAGGTGCTCAGCCCTACCAGATGCCCACAGAATGTCCGAGCTGTGGACAGCCTGCCGTGCAGCTCGAATCGGAAGCGGTGACCCGCTGTGTCAATGCCTCTTGCCCTGCCATCTTGCGCGGATCGCTGATTCACTGGGTCAGCCGAGGGGCTTTAGATATTGATGGCTTAGGGGAAAAGATTGTCGGTCAGTTGGCCGATTCCCAAATGGTTCAGTCTGTGGCTGATTTATATGAACTGAATGAAGACAAACTAATGGACTTGGATCGGATGGGGACGAAACTGGCTCGGAAGATTGTGAGTGCGATCGCAACCTCCAAACAGCAGCCCTGGCATCGAGTCCTCTACGGATTGGGGATTCGGCATGTGGGCAGTGTCAACGCTCAATTACTAACCGAAAACTATCCGACGGTAGACGCATTAATGGCCGTGGACGGCGATGCAATTGCAACCATCCACGGGATTGGTCCTGAAATTGCCCAATCTGTTTATGAATGGTTTAAAACCCCCACGAACCAGACCCTGATTCAACGCCTACAGGCAGCGGGTCTGCAGTTTGAGGCCATCGTATCTGAGCCGACTCAGCCTCAAACCTTATTGGGGAAAACCTTTGTGATTACCGGAACATTGCCGACCTTGAAACGCGATCAGGCCAAACAGATGATCCAAGATGCAGGGGGCAAAGTCACCGGATCTGTGAGTAAAAATACATCCTATGTGGTGGTTGGTGCAGATGCTGGCTCTAAACTTACAAAAGCACAATCATTAGGCATTAACCAACTATCGGAAGCCGATCTCCTGGCACTATTACAGTAG
- a CDS encoding Rad52/Rad22 family DNA repair protein, which yields MKTELLDQLKAPFPAAEHQDRTLPGGGKWFFIPWQRIRKRLNEVCPDWSVSYSDPVIVGEYVVVRCQLTLEGLTREGVGNDKAYPEKQTYGTPIERAIADAFKNAAEQFGVGAYLDNQEFVIRHMQKQGDGRAYAYSDIRQQIRTQKNRQPLKKAG from the coding sequence ATGAAGACTGAACTTCTAGACCAACTCAAAGCTCCCTTCCCCGCCGCAGAGCATCAAGATCGAACTCTGCCAGGAGGCGGTAAGTGGTTCTTTATCCCTTGGCAGCGAATTCGCAAACGACTCAATGAGGTTTGTCCAGACTGGTCCGTTTCCTATAGCGATCCTGTGATCGTTGGGGAATATGTGGTGGTGCGTTGTCAGCTCACCCTAGAGGGATTAACCCGAGAAGGTGTGGGAAACGACAAAGCTTATCCCGAAAAGCAAACCTATGGCACACCCATTGAACGAGCGATTGCTGATGCCTTTAAAAATGCAGCTGAACAATTTGGCGTTGGGGCCTACCTGGACAATCAAGAATTTGTGATCAGGCATATGCAGAAGCAGGGGGACGGCAGAGCCTATGCTTATTCCGATATACGACAGCAAATTCGCACCCAAAAGAATCGTCAACCCCTGAAAAAAGCAGGGTAG
- a CDS encoding PAS domain S-box protein, which produces MEASDTGIAILKDGKYIYLNASHLSLLGYEEHELLGESWEILYDLEEMERFKQQVFPLMAREGRWLGEATARRKDGSYFSQEVSLSALEDNTLICICRDISDRKLLEQDQARLTAVLEATPDYIGIASAQGEILWHNRQLRTLRSDLERHQEHRSIADCHPNWVNQIIVEEALPAAIENGSWTGELALLDGNGDEIPVSQVIIAHKAVDGTIENFSTVMRDIRDRKAAEANLRASEQRFRRAIEDAPFPIMIHAEDGEILQISSTWTELTGYTLADIPTTADWTQRAYGPDAIRILEEVIVSKYSRTKRWDEGVFVIRKQDGDYCFWQFSSAPLGTSPDGRRLVVSMAVDVTQRRQAEDDLEQANQQLEEYSQTLKQKVEERTIALQAAKEQVEKANEYEQALNRITKDIRQSLNLNDIFATTTQAVRPILGCERVTVYKFDVYWGGKFIFESKQETLEPLVFSSRQAEWNDSFLVNEEGNPCVFNTTYQVDDIYEKDLSPCHLEVLERFNIRAYLVVPIYVGQKLWGLLAAYNHSQPRAWQPGEVRLFEQVCSHLGVALKQAELLSAMAESKEKADAANEAKSLFLANMSHELRTPLNGILGYAQILRRSESLSNKEREGIDTIYQCGSHLLNLINDILDISKIEALKLELTPKAVNLPHLLQTVVEMCKVKADQKGIQFHYQPSSQLPQQVEVDDKRLQQVLLNLLGNAVKFTDHGSVAFIVDVAPLSEQQVSISFRVIDTGVGIAEQDLVKLFQSFEQVGDQHKQAEGTGLGLAISQRIVRLMVSEIHVTSQPQQGSEFSFTVNLPLAEQGKINSRVIL; this is translated from the coding sequence ATCGAGGCATCAGATACTGGCATCGCAATTCTAAAGGATGGGAAATATATCTATCTCAACGCCAGCCATCTGTCCTTGCTGGGGTATGAGGAACATGAACTACTGGGCGAGAGTTGGGAAATACTCTATGACCTGGAAGAGATGGAACGATTCAAACAACAGGTTTTCCCGCTTATGGCGCGGGAGGGGCGCTGGTTAGGGGAGGCAACGGCTCGACGGAAAGACGGGAGTTACTTCTCTCAAGAGGTGAGTTTGTCGGCATTAGAAGATAACACACTGATTTGTATTTGCCGAGATATTAGCGATCGCAAACTACTGGAGCAAGATCAAGCACGATTGACGGCTGTTCTAGAAGCGACCCCGGACTACATTGGGATTGCCAGTGCTCAAGGAGAAATCCTATGGCATAACAGACAGCTTAGAACCCTCCGTTCAGATCTGGAGCGGCATCAGGAGCATCGCTCGATTGCAGATTGTCATCCCAATTGGGTCAACCAAATTATTGTTGAAGAGGCTTTACCTGCTGCGATTGAAAATGGCAGTTGGACTGGAGAGTTGGCACTCCTTGATGGGAATGGAGATGAAATCCCCGTTTCGCAAGTCATTATTGCCCATAAAGCAGTGGATGGGACCATTGAGAATTTTTCGACCGTCATGCGAGATATTCGCGATCGCAAAGCGGCAGAAGCCAATCTTCGCGCCAGCGAGCAACGATTCCGACGCGCCATCGAAGATGCGCCTTTCCCGATCATGATTCACGCCGAAGACGGAGAGATTCTGCAGATTAGCTCTACATGGACCGAGTTAACTGGTTATACCCTCGCCGACATCCCCACGACAGCGGACTGGACCCAGCGGGCCTATGGACCAGATGCTATCCGTATTCTCGAAGAAGTCATAGTATCCAAATATAGCCGAACCAAGCGTTGGGATGAAGGGGTGTTTGTTATTCGCAAACAGGATGGCGACTACTGTTTTTGGCAGTTTAGCTCTGCCCCCTTGGGAACTTCACCGGATGGACGTCGCTTAGTCGTTTCCATGGCCGTTGATGTCACTCAACGACGACAAGCTGAAGATGATCTGGAACAAGCCAATCAACAACTGGAAGAGTATTCCCAAACCCTAAAGCAGAAAGTAGAAGAACGTACCATTGCCCTCCAAGCCGCCAAAGAACAGGTTGAGAAAGCCAATGAGTACGAACAGGCACTCAACCGGATCACCAAAGACATTCGCCAAAGCCTCAACCTCAACGATATTTTTGCCACCACAACCCAAGCCGTCAGGCCCATTCTGGGGTGTGAACGGGTAACGGTTTACAAATTTGATGTGTATTGGGGCGGAAAGTTTATTTTCGAGTCGAAACAAGAGACGCTAGAACCGTTAGTTTTTAGCTCTCGTCAAGCCGAGTGGAATGATTCCTTCCTTGTGAATGAAGAAGGGAATCCCTGTGTCTTTAACACCACTTACCAGGTTGATGATATCTACGAGAAAGATCTGTCCCCCTGTCACCTTGAGGTTCTGGAGCGATTTAATATCAGAGCCTACCTGGTAGTCCCAATTTATGTCGGCCAGAAGCTCTGGGGGTTACTGGCGGCCTACAATCATTCCCAACCCCGAGCATGGCAGCCCGGTGAGGTCAGGCTATTTGAACAGGTCTGCAGTCATTTAGGCGTTGCCCTCAAGCAAGCAGAGCTACTATCAGCCATGGCTGAGTCCAAAGAAAAAGCCGATGCGGCGAACGAAGCCAAAAGCCTTTTTCTCGCCAATATGAGTCACGAACTCCGTACGCCCCTCAATGGCATTCTGGGTTATGCCCAAATCCTGCGCCGCTCAGAATCCCTATCGAATAAAGAACGGGAAGGGATAGACACCATTTATCAGTGTGGTTCCCACCTGCTGAACCTGATTAATGACATTCTGGACATTTCTAAGATCGAGGCGCTCAAACTGGAGTTGACCCCTAAAGCAGTCAATCTGCCTCACCTCTTACAGACTGTCGTCGAAATGTGCAAAGTTAAGGCTGATCAAAAGGGGATTCAATTTCACTATCAACCCAGTTCCCAGCTTCCTCAGCAGGTTGAGGTGGATGACAAGCGCTTGCAACAGGTTCTGCTCAATCTATTGGGGAATGCTGTCAAATTTACGGATCATGGCTCGGTGGCCTTTATCGTCGATGTCGCCCCCCTTTCGGAACAGCAGGTTTCCATCTCTTTCCGGGTTATCGATACAGGGGTAGGCATTGCTGAGCAAGATTTGGTCAAACTTTTCCAGTCCTTCGAACAGGTCGGTGATCAACATAAACAAGCTGAAGGGACGGGCTTGGGACTGGCCATTAGTCAGCGTATTGTCCGGCTGATGGTCAGTGAAATTCATGTCACCAGTCAGCCTCAACAAGGCAGCGAATTTTCCTTTACGGTTAATCTTCCCCTAGCGGAGCAGGGGAAGATTAACAGCAGAGTAATCCTGTGA
- a CDS encoding AAA family ATPase: MAPNLDAPFPSIPGYTISEQLHEGHHSAVYRAFSKEQQQSVILKVLRSRLPHLRELVKFRNQFTLTQHLNIPGVVKPLCLVPWNSSYVLVMVDHHALPLHHYSLHQPLDWPQVLEIALQLADILHHLSQSRIIHKDIKPANILIHPQSQQVWLIDFSIASLLPKERQVLQSPGNLEGTLAYLAPEQTGRMNRGIDYRTDFYGLGITLYELLTGKLPFATDDWMELVHCHLAKPPQPPHEVNSQIPMSVSQVVLKLMAKNAEDRYQSALGLKHDLQRCLELRHDQDSDETFELGVRDVCDRFLIPEKLYGREPEVQTLLNAFERVAQGNSELVLVAGFSGIGKTAVVHEVHKPITQKKGYFIKGKFDQFNRNIPFSAFVQAFRGLMAQLLGETDDRLARWKTQILEAVGESGQVLLEVIPELEHIIGEQPAVPELSGLSAQNRFNRLFSQFVQVFTTPEHPLVIFLDDLQWVDSASLGLLKLLMVEAQAGHLLVLGAYRDNEVFPAHPLMLTVDELKKQHAAVHTITLAPLGQLHVNQLVADTLLCEPEVAVPLSKLVYQKTQGNPFFMTQFLLGLQSDGHLTFDRDLGYWQCDLVQVQQLALTDDVVAFMEARLQKLPTPTQDVLKLAACIGNLFDLATLSLVCDRNSQTVASDLWPALQAGLVIPESALYKFFQGENRDLTDTVAITTSYRFLHDRVQQAAYALIPETQKQTTHIDIGRSLLNRLSPTEIEDRLFDIVNHWNVGIDILKDPTEQEQLCQLNLRAGEKAKGTIAYDMAQHYAATAVQFLHPQSWQTDYAQTLAIHNLSAEVAYLNGDFAQVTHWTEQILQNVQRLDQTKAYEIKILATVAQKQFLEAIELGRQVLKPLDIDIPREPDTQEIQQALDATAKLVPQAQIQSLVDLPEMTDPKSLAALRILNSIAVSVYLAQPQLFPLIVLAQVKLSILHGNAPISAGAYARYSLVLCGKVNDIEAGYAFGQLALTLSDRFGNREINTRVLLMVGALTLPWQQHLNTAIPLLQQGYIDGLESGSLEAAALSHYYESQSAYLVGQELGDFEQQTRLYSEHIRQIKQAVHLQNNELFRQVALNLMGEGDDPWALAGEAFDETVMLPQYQATNNLLGLFCFHLHKLMLCYWFNQPEQAIAHARQGVDYLSGVTAQATVPVFYFYDSLARLSESVSDSHLATPDQSDSSLDLEVVHANRAKLEHWAKFCPENFQHKLDLINAEYHARLGQKLEAIEHYDRAIQGAKENQYIQEEALAHELTAKFYLNWGKEQAAVGYLQAAYYCYARWGATAKTDELEWCYPDLLQPILQQASQASTSLGTLNNIAPLKLSIHSSTSTSEPSTQGVNQTLDLAAILRSGQALSTSLDLDELLEKLAGIGLRTSGADRLNLLLPEEDGSWQIRVNATPETTQLDATPLTAPTNLPIQLIQYVKHTQEVLCIDGLEAELPIIDPYLQGCQPRSVLCLPLLHQGSLNGLLYLENQAMAGVFTCDRITVLNFLCSQAAISLENAKLYKSATLKSSIIESAIDGMAILEDGKYVYLNEAHISLFGYEVEELKGQSWEKLYSPLEVERLRETAFSSLAKKRQWTGEATATCKDGSSFAEEVSGRKHRIGDVWLKEKRVKDNRSCTRIKNLS, translated from the coding sequence ATGGCACCCAATCTTGATGCCCCCTTCCCTTCCATCCCAGGCTATACCATCTCAGAACAGCTCCACGAAGGACATCATTCTGCTGTCTATCGAGCTTTTTCTAAGGAACAGCAGCAATCGGTCATTCTCAAGGTCTTACGGTCGCGGTTGCCCCACTTGCGGGAGCTGGTCAAATTTCGCAATCAGTTCACCCTGACGCAACATCTCAATATCCCAGGGGTGGTTAAACCACTTTGCTTGGTGCCCTGGAACAGCAGCTATGTTCTGGTGATGGTGGATCATCATGCTCTCCCCCTTCACCACTACTCCCTCCATCAGCCCCTTGATTGGCCCCAGGTGCTGGAAATAGCCCTCCAACTGGCTGATATTCTCCACCATCTCAGTCAATCGCGAATTATTCATAAGGATATTAAACCGGCCAATATCCTGATTCATCCTCAGTCTCAGCAGGTCTGGCTGATCGATTTCAGCATTGCCTCCCTCTTACCGAAAGAACGACAGGTTCTCCAAAGTCCAGGGAATTTGGAAGGGACCCTGGCCTATCTGGCCCCCGAACAGACCGGACGAATGAACCGAGGTATCGACTACCGAACCGATTTTTATGGATTGGGGATAACGCTCTATGAGTTACTGACTGGCAAGCTTCCCTTTGCTACGGATGACTGGATGGAATTGGTTCATTGCCATCTAGCGAAGCCACCACAGCCGCCCCACGAGGTGAATTCTCAGATTCCTATGTCGGTCTCCCAAGTGGTGTTGAAGTTGATGGCCAAGAATGCGGAAGACCGTTACCAAAGTGCGTTGGGGCTAAAGCATGATCTGCAACGGTGTTTAGAGCTGAGGCACGACCAGGACAGCGATGAAACCTTTGAGTTGGGGGTGCGAGATGTTTGCGATCGCTTCTTGATACCGGAAAAACTCTATGGCCGTGAACCGGAAGTCCAGACGTTGCTCAATGCTTTTGAACGAGTGGCCCAGGGGAATTCAGAGTTAGTGCTGGTGGCTGGATTTTCAGGCATTGGCAAAACGGCGGTGGTCCATGAAGTACATAAGCCCATCACCCAGAAAAAGGGCTACTTTATCAAAGGAAAGTTTGACCAGTTCAACCGCAACATCCCCTTCTCCGCCTTTGTCCAAGCCTTTCGCGGCTTAATGGCCCAGCTCCTGGGTGAAACGGACGATCGCTTAGCCCGTTGGAAAACCCAAATTCTAGAGGCTGTGGGGGAGAGTGGTCAGGTCCTACTGGAGGTAATTCCGGAACTGGAGCATATTATTGGTGAGCAGCCCGCCGTCCCAGAATTGTCTGGTCTCTCTGCCCAAAATCGATTTAATCGGTTGTTTAGCCAATTCGTCCAGGTCTTTACCACGCCAGAACATCCCTTAGTTATCTTTTTGGATGATCTGCAGTGGGTCGATTCGGCTTCCTTGGGTCTGCTTAAATTGCTAATGGTCGAAGCCCAGGCAGGCCACCTGCTTGTCCTCGGTGCTTATCGAGATAATGAGGTATTCCCGGCTCATCCGTTGATGCTGACGGTAGATGAGCTAAAGAAGCAACATGCCGCAGTCCACACCATCACCTTGGCCCCCCTTGGGCAGCTCCATGTCAATCAACTGGTTGCGGACACCCTGCTATGTGAACCAGAAGTAGCAGTCCCCTTATCTAAGCTGGTGTACCAAAAGACCCAGGGCAATCCCTTCTTTATGACCCAATTCTTGCTGGGGTTGCAGAGTGATGGTCATCTGACTTTTGACCGTGATCTGGGATATTGGCAGTGTGATTTGGTCCAGGTGCAACAACTGGCATTGACGGATGATGTCGTGGCGTTTATGGAAGCGCGACTCCAAAAGCTCCCCACTCCCACCCAAGATGTTTTAAAGCTGGCAGCCTGTATTGGAAACCTGTTTGACTTGGCTACTTTGTCACTGGTTTGCGATCGCAACTCCCAAACCGTCGCCTCCGATCTATGGCCAGCCCTGCAAGCGGGCCTTGTTATTCCCGAAAGTGCCCTATACAAGTTTTTCCAGGGTGAGAATCGAGACCTCACGGATACAGTAGCCATAACGACTTCCTACCGTTTTTTGCATGATCGGGTGCAGCAAGCCGCCTACGCTCTGATTCCAGAGACGCAAAAGCAAACCACCCATATTGATATTGGCCGATCGCTGCTCAACCGACTATCCCCCACAGAGATCGAAGACCGACTCTTTGATATCGTTAATCACTGGAATGTCGGTATTGATATCCTCAAGGATCCTACGGAACAAGAGCAGCTTTGCCAGCTCAACCTCAGAGCAGGAGAAAAAGCCAAGGGGACAATTGCCTATGATATGGCTCAGCATTACGCGGCAACGGCGGTTCAATTCCTCCATCCCCAGAGTTGGCAAACGGATTATGCCCAAACACTAGCCATCCATAACTTGTCCGCTGAAGTAGCCTACCTCAATGGCGATTTTGCCCAAGTTACTCACTGGACTGAGCAGATATTGCAGAATGTGCAGCGGTTGGATCAAACAAAAGCTTATGAAATCAAGATTCTGGCAACGGTTGCCCAAAAGCAGTTTTTAGAGGCGATTGAATTAGGGCGACAGGTTCTAAAACCGTTAGATATCGATATTCCGCGGGAGCCTGATACCCAGGAGATCCAACAGGCTCTTGACGCTACAGCTAAGCTAGTTCCTCAAGCTCAAATTCAGTCTCTGGTGGATTTACCAGAGATGACGGATCCGAAGTCCCTGGCTGCCCTGCGCATTCTCAATAGCATTGCGGTCAGCGTTTACTTGGCTCAGCCCCAGCTTTTTCCTCTGATTGTTCTTGCTCAAGTCAAACTGTCGATCTTGCATGGCAATGCCCCTATCTCGGCCGGAGCATACGCTCGCTACAGTTTGGTGCTGTGCGGCAAGGTCAATGATATTGAAGCAGGCTATGCCTTTGGTCAATTAGCCTTAACCCTCTCAGATCGGTTCGGCAATCGAGAAATCAACACCCGTGTTCTTTTGATGGTGGGGGCATTAACATTGCCCTGGCAGCAGCACTTGAATACGGCCATTCCGCTTCTGCAACAGGGCTATATCGATGGCCTGGAATCTGGCAGTCTAGAAGCGGCGGCCCTGAGTCATTACTACGAAAGTCAATCTGCATATTTAGTGGGTCAAGAGCTGGGGGACTTTGAGCAACAAACTCGGCTCTACAGCGAACATATTCGTCAAATTAAGCAGGCGGTCCATCTGCAGAATAACGAGCTTTTCCGTCAAGTTGCCTTGAACTTGATGGGAGAGGGAGACGATCCTTGGGCGTTAGCTGGAGAGGCGTTTGATGAAACGGTGATGCTGCCACAGTATCAAGCCACCAATAATCTGTTGGGATTATTCTGCTTCCATCTTCACAAACTGATGCTGTGCTATTGGTTTAATCAACCAGAGCAAGCCATAGCCCATGCCCGGCAAGGAGTGGACTATCTATCTGGGGTAACGGCTCAGGCAACCGTTCCAGTCTTCTACTTTTATGATTCATTGGCGAGGCTATCTGAGTCAGTCTCTGATAGCCATCTAGCCACCCCAGACCAGTCAGATTCCAGCTTAGATTTAGAGGTCGTTCACGCGAATCGTGCCAAGTTAGAGCATTGGGCAAAATTTTGCCCAGAGAACTTCCAGCACAAACTGGACTTAATTAACGCAGAGTATCACGCTCGCCTGGGGCAAAAGCTGGAAGCGATAGAGCATTATGACCGCGCCATTCAAGGGGCGAAGGAAAACCAGTATATCCAAGAAGAAGCCCTTGCCCATGAACTGACCGCCAAGTTTTATCTGAATTGGGGAAAAGAACAGGCGGCAGTCGGTTACTTGCAGGCAGCTTACTACTGCTATGCCCGTTGGGGAGCCACCGCTAAAACGGATGAATTGGAATGGTGTTATCCCGACCTCCTCCAACCGATTCTCCAACAGGCCAGTCAAGCATCCACCTCTTTGGGCACTTTAAACAATATTGCACCGCTGAAGCTGTCCATTCATTCGTCCACCAGCACATCTGAACCGTCCACCCAAGGCGTTAATCAAACTCTGGATCTCGCTGCCATTTTGAGATCTGGCCAAGCGCTGTCTACCAGCCTTGATCTGGATGAGCTGCTAGAAAAACTGGCTGGAATAGGGCTACGGACGTCTGGCGCAGATAGATTGAATCTTTTGCTACCGGAAGAGGACGGTTCTTGGCAAATCAGAGTCAACGCTACGCCTGAGACCACACAACTGGATGCTACTCCTCTGACCGCTCCTACTAACCTACCGATTCAACTGATTCAATACGTCAAACATACCCAGGAAGTTCTGTGTATTGATGGCTTGGAAGCAGAATTGCCCATCATTGATCCGTACCTGCAAGGCTGTCAACCTCGGAGTGTCCTTTGTCTTCCTCTCCTGCATCAAGGGAGCCTCAACGGGCTTCTGTATCTAGAGAATCAAGCAATGGCTGGGGTATTTACTTGCGATCGCATCACCGTCCTTAACTTCCTCTGTTCCCAAGCTGCGATTTCCCTAGAGAATGCCAAACTCTATAAATCGGCAACCCTCAAATCCTCCATCATCGAATCGGCGATTGATGGCATGGCGATATTAGAAGATGGCAAATATGTGTATTTGAATGAAGCCCATATCTCTCTATTTGGCTATGAAGTAGAAGAGTTGAAGGGGCAAAGCTGGGAGAAACTCTATTCCCCATTAGAGGTAGAACGCTTAAGGGAAACAGCTTTCTCATCATTGGCAAAGAAAAGGCAATGGACGGGAGAAGCAACCGCAACTTGCAAAGATGGCAGTTCTTTCGCTGAAGAAGTCAGTGGGCGTAAGCACAGAATCGGGGATGTATGGCTCAAAGAAAAACGGGTCAAGGACAATAGATCCTGTACCCGAATCAAAAACTTGTCATGA